The sequence below is a genomic window from Eubalaena glacialis isolate mEubGla1 chromosome 13, mEubGla1.1.hap2.+ XY, whole genome shotgun sequence.
CCGGAAGAAATGGCTCATCCAGCACAACATGGCCAGGGCAAAGCCAGCGATCCCGCCCGCCAGGCACAGGGAGTTGAAGGTCATGAGGCCCTGGGAGTACCAGTAGAGGCCAGGCGGCAAGGCCACCACCGTCAGGGCCGTCTGTGCCACCTTCAGCCGAGACAAGTACCCGAAAGCCCTGATGGCATCAAACCGGTACACCATCTGaaatgtctctgtctctgtgccGGGTGGTTTCTCCTTGGAGGCTGGTGGCCTGCTTCCCACCCACCTCCTAGGATCCCGCCCACTGCAGCACCACAGCTCGTGGAGAGGCCTTCCCCATGCAGCTGGCCCTGGCGACCGCGGCACAGCTCGGAGGAAGGCAGCCTgaaagggagacagggagaccATTTCTCTCATGGAACTCAACCATGCTAATCACACAAGGAACAGCTGCAAAGCATCTTACACGGAGGCTCCCACCAATCctgtgaggccagcatcactgccagagatggaaagaaaggtAAAGCCAGATGCTTTACCTCACGTGATCTTCACAAAAGCTGTTTGCAATGGGAACCACTACTTCTACTTTACCACGGAGGAAACTAAGCCCAGAGAAGGTAAGAAATTTAcccaaagacacacagccagtgagtgggGCAGAGTCTGACTTTTAAACCTGTCCTCTTTTCTCCAGACAGCTCAAGTAGGTATAGGAAAGGAGGCGcagccttcattcattcaacaaataccttGGGAGGGCCAACTCTGGGCTGGCACTGGATCCACAGCCTGTGTGACATTTCCCCAAGCAGGAAACTCAATCAGTGTCCTAGTGGGTAACAAATCCGCAAGATATTCATCATAATAACTTCCCAATTCTCGGTCAGGTTAAAGCGTCATCTTGGGGTCAGAAGGGAAAAGCTGTTTACTTGGCCTAAATTGAGGGATGGGGTAGAACGGAGGAGGAGGGAGGCGTCAACCCGTAGCACAATGGTTTTATGAGATGCACAGTTCCACACCTCGAATAGTGCAGTGAAAGATACTTTGGGCGGTGAAGTCAGATCTGGGTTCCAATCCCGACTCCTACAGTCACCAGATGTGgatctttgggcaaattactccaCCTCTCTGGGCCCCCGTTTCTTCATCTTTCAAAATGGGGATCCAAAATATACTGAACATGATGATGGTTTTAAAGCCTTCAAATGCACTTGATGCTCGGCGAGTGCTCAGTGAGTTTTAGTTATCGCCGTTGCTGGCCCACGTGACCTGAGCGCAGAGGAGAGCGGGGAATAACAAATCGGAACCCACGTCCCTCCCGCGGATTCTCCGAATCAGAACCCCAGGCGTCTGCAGGCCTGCCCCAGGCCTGCCCCCGACCCACAAAGCACGTCACCTCCCTTACTTCCCACCACCCGCCTTCTTACCATGACTTCAATGCCTGCTGCCGGAAGTGAATCCCACCTACTCCCGGAACCGCTAAGAGCGCGTGCTCGGCCCTAATAGGACAGCGTAGAGGCGCATTGCACTCTGGGATATGTAGTCCAGAGAGTACAGCTGCTGCTAGTCCGAGGCATTATGGGAATGGATTCTCCTCCTCCCGGCGTGCCCTGCGGCACGGGGGCTGGTCCCGGAAGTTCCTGGACGGGTTCCAGGTGCCAGCGAGTCCTGTAAGGTTCGCGTGGAAACTGGGGTCATGGCGGCGCCCGGCCCAGCGCTCTGCCTCTTCGACGTGGACGGGACCCTGACGGCCCCGCGGCAGGTAAGCGGCGTCCGGCGGGCTGGCGGCAGCCGGTGCAGAGCCCCCTGCTGCTCCCAGACGGGGCTAAGGACCGCCTACCTCCCCTGAAGGGACCGAACTCTACTCTGGGTTCCTGGAGGAATGAGACGGAAACTCCCACCAGCTCTTCAAGACCTCAGGGTGCTCGAAGAGATGGGACAGGCCGGAAAACTCTAGAGAGCAAGAAACTTGTGTTGGGTTGGAAAACGCAGTTCTGGACTCTGACCTCCAGCCCCGGgtttgaaccccagctctgcccctttaCCAGCTTGTGTGCCCTCCTCAGACCTATGACGTATGGTCTCTGCCTGTAGCCTGATGTGAAAGACATAGGTTTCCAGGTCAAACGGACCCGGTAGAGTCGCAGCTTTACCTCCTGAcaactgtgaccttgagcaaagtcACTTAACCTCAGAGCCTCAGCATTTATGGCTTTAAGTGGGGATATGACCTGTTGCATGTGGTGTTTGTGGGGGTCGAATGAAATCATATAAGTTCATGAAAGTATCTTGCATACGGTAGACTGGGTTCAATAATATTCAATTAATATCAGCGACCGCCACCACTCCCTTCTCCAGCCCTGCAGTGGAGTGGGGTGATGGAGGAGACCTAGATTGCTACAGGCTGCCTGCTGAGAGCCTCCTTGGACTCCTGGAAACTTCTCATTTCCAGATTTTGTTGCCGTAGGCACGGATATGTTTCAGTTAAGATTAACATTTGTGATCTTTGCTCACTCTGACCTACCCCTTGCACAGATTAGTCACTGAACACCAGCCATTCGAACTTGAGACTTGGCCCAAGTAGCCTCACTGTCTTCAAGTTCTAGCTCTACCCTGCTTAGTTTGGGCCAGGTGGAAGCAGTGGTATGTGTGCTCCAGAATTCACAACGAATGTCAGTGACCTTAGCCGTCCGTATCATTTTACCTTTCTGAGCCACAGGTGCTACGTATCTAGTGATGATGCTCAATTGCAAGTTCTCCAAAGGCCCTTTTTGATTCTGGGATTCAGTGATCCATGCACACTTGTAGGTTGTTAATTAGCCTATAGTGGTCTGGAGCCAATGTCAGCAATTCATTGTTTGTAAAAGGCCAGATGGCAAATACGTTTGTGTTTGCCGACCATATGGTCTGTAGTACTACTCGACTTTAATGCAAAAGCAACCATAGACCTTATGTAGACATAGCatagctgtgttccagtaaaactgcTCTCAAT
It includes:
- the TMEM186 gene encoding transmembrane protein 186 isoform X1, which codes for MSHRLWIQCQPRVGPPKAAFLRAVPRSPGPAAWGRPLHELWCCSGRDPRRWVGSRPPASKEKPPGTETETFQMVYRFDAIRAFGYLSRLKVAQTALTVVALPPGLYWYSQGLMTFNSLCLAGGIAGFALAMLCWMSHFFRRLVGILYVNESGTMLRVAHLTFWGRRQETYCPVADVIPMTESQDRPQELFMRIQQYNGKQTFYLTLRYGRILDRERFTQVFGMLDKLK
- the TMEM186 gene encoding transmembrane protein 186 isoform X2, with translation MAAFLRAVPRSPGPAAWGRPLHELWCCSGRDPRRWVGSRPPASKEKPPGTETETFQMVYRFDAIRAFGYLSRLKVAQTALTVVALPPGLYWYSQGLMTFNSLCLAGGIAGFALAMLCWMSHFFRRLVGILYVNESGTMLRVAHLTFWGRRQETYCPVADVIPMTESQDRPQELFMRIQQYNGKQTFYLTLRYGRILDRERFTQVFGMLDKLK